One Trichoderma atroviride chromosome 7, complete sequence DNA segment encodes these proteins:
- a CDS encoding putative secondary metabolism biosynthetic enzyme (EggNog:ENOG41~antiSMASH:Cluster_7.1) — protein MYEGGPNPIKVQISPAYKRANPSPPLVLIHDGGGTTFGYFMLGNLYRDVWAIHNPHFFDGGAFEGGMDEMARLYIGFMNDAGIKGNILLGGWSLGGFLSLAIARFLAEDPEAKIKVLGIVMMDTPYHAPYSQEEGPTDDPVIENIPEAVQKCFDRCDEMLENWEVPKWDRPACDGKFVFFGVDGRRYSVPPGKVLYKPFNGVWSPIEVPQYKLLEDSQPEKASLMTPPTVLLRCTEPMPLPEGRTQPFIIDKYRNDRTLGWAGNAPEFIRAVIDVHSNHYEMFEKSHDTRIKDVTTRLNLALEILDSIGGSSKPASGSKPALDYF, from the exons ATGTACGAAGGCGGCCCCAACCCCATCAAAGTCCAAATATCGCCGGCGTATAAGCGGGCAAATCCGTCACCACCGCTGGTCTTGATCCATGATGGAGGCGGCACAACGTTTGGCTATTTCATGCTGGGAAATCTCTATCGCGACGTGTGGGCGATTCATAACCCCCATTTTTTCGACGGAGGTGCCTTTGAAGGCGGTatggatgagatggcgcGGCTGTATATCGGATTCATGAACGATGCGGGCATCAAGGGTAATATCTTGCTAGGCG GCTGGTCTCTGGGTGGATTTCTGTCTCTGGCTATTGCgcgcttcttggctgagGACCCTGAAGCCAAGATCAAGGTTTTGGGTATCGTTATGATGGATACGCCATATCACGCTCCATACAGCCAGGAAGAGGGACCTACTGACGACCCAGTCATTGAGAATATCCCAGAGGCCGTGCAAAAATGTTTCGACCGCTGCgatgagatgctggagaaCTGGGAGGTGCCCAAATGGGACAGGCCTGCATGCGATGGCAAAttcgtcttctttggcgtCGATGGAAGACGTTATTCTGTTCCACCGGGGAAAGTGCTTTATAAGCCCTTCAACGGAGTTTGGTCACCCATTGAAGTACCACAGTATAAGCTGTTGGAGGACTCACAGCCTGAGAAGGCATCACTAATGACGCCGCCTACAGTCTTGCTTCGGTGTACTGAGCCCATGCCTCTTCCTGAAGGCAGGACTCAGCCATTCATAATAGACAAGTATCGCAACGATCGGACGCTAGGCTGGGCGGGCAATGCACCAGAGTTCATCAGAGCAGTAATTGATGTACACTCAAACCACTATGAAATGTTTGAAAAGTCACACGACACGCGG ATCAAGGATGTGACAACACGGCTTAACCTGGCTTTGGAGATTTTAGACAGTATTGGCGGCTCTTCAAAGCCTGCTTCCGGAAGCAAGCCCGCGTTGGACTATTTCTAA
- a CDS encoding uncharacterized protein (EggNog:ENOG41~antiSMASH:Cluster_7.1), which translates to MADNMSFATLVWDYSSSSSASPPVASASVSAPSTSATSPSTSPRDSSYQVQPEPMSLEVVAKYSTPPETVDPADITTTPVHSPPAKKNKQVILPKYPVYMREEDDWTKVQDPKEKKKIQNRVAQRTYRHRLKARLGELQARLESQEQDKVQLPLAESGDSSASPKVIRGFTAINQMPGIESPLSPVSQDKISSSQMPSSVQPAVYEKPAADGTEPMFPQMPGNDLSSPPPQTQTSPDAVGLLSPPSQPIVDQSYRVPHEFILDCLRFQTHLLNRLNSLQQQLNFAPPYPSSSGVPSQALESITQAEQVSCVDAFSPTHAEAMEYSFDTNAEEWKTGAISKVQSLPLPTPSNNNIQNNNNHATPYSAPTTPSAVLDCPVITGPDSSTISPIPQPAVENISLDERMEGIMQKVRAAGFESFDALVTAYYCGNFVEASPLANEQRLSRNRRLPKVIDNVFQATTQWSAWERRGFQEEILKTAESMLKSEAVNAHSPLMAKITPLLDLHDITNPASTAEALVELKRSIQDELPNSWALGMALSSNSRNPWPRDRSNTALATTLLINFSGRIPNDQLLQIIGACL; encoded by the exons ATGGCGGACAATATGTCCTTTGCAACCCTCGTTTGGGACtattcctcatcttcttcagcctctccTCCAGTCGCTTCAGCTTCAGTTTCAGCTCCCTCTACCTCGGCGACATCTCCTTCAACTTCACCACGCGACTCGAGCTACCAGGTACAGCCAGAGCCCATGTCTTTAGAAGTCGTCGCAAAATACTCTACGCCTCCAGAAACAGTTGATCCGGCAGACATCACGACAACTCCCGTTCATTCACCAcccgccaagaagaacaagcagGTAATATTGCCAAAGTATCCGGTATACATGCGAGAAGAGGACGACTGGACGAAAGTGCAGGAccccaaagagaagaaaaagatacAGAATCGCGTTGCTCAAAGAACATACC GCCACCGTTTGAAGGCACGTCTGGGTGAGCTGCAGGCCCGTCTAGAAAGCCAGGAGCAAGACAAAGTCCAGCTGCCACTCGCCGAAAGTGGCGATTCATCCGCTTCTCCAAAAGTGATTCGCGGCTTTACAGCCATCAACCAGATGCCCGGCATCGAATCTCCCCTCTCTCCTGTATCCCAAGACAAAATTTCTTCAAGCCAAATGCCTTCTTCGGTGCAACCGGCCGTGTATGAAAAGCCCGCTGCCGATGGGACTGAGCCCATGTTCCCGCAAATGCCTGGCAATGACCTGAGCAGTCCACCCCCACAAACACAGACTTCCCCAGATGCCGTGGGGCTACTATCTCCACCAAGCCAACCGATAGTAGACCAAAGTTACAGAGTGCCTCATGAGTTTATTCTCGACTGTTTGCGTTTTCAGACTCACTTGCTGAATCGCCTGAATagtcttcagcagcagctcaactTCGCCCCTCCATACCCTTCTAGCAGTGGCGTGCCCTCCCAAG CCTTGGAAAGCATCACCCAAGCTGAGCAAGTTTCCTGTGTCGATGCCTTCTCGCCCACTCATGCAGAGGCTATGGAGTATTCCTTTGATACCAATGCAGAAGAATGGAAAACAGGTGCCATATCGAAAGTGCAGTCGCTACCGCTACCTACACctagcaacaacaacatccagAATAACAACAATCACGCAACCCCTTACTCGGCACCTACCACTCCTAGCGCAGTTCTGGACTGTCCTGTGATTACTGGCCCCGATTCCAGTACCATATCGCCGATTCCTCAGCCAGCTGTGGAAAATATTTCTCTAGACGAGCGGATGGAGGGCATAATGCAAAAAGTTCGAGCAGCTGGCTTTGAAAGCTTTGATGCCCTTGTAACCGCATATTATTGTGGCAATTTTGTAGAAGCCTCTCCACTCGCCAACGAGCAGCGGTTGAGCCGTAACAGGCGTCTGCCCAAAGTCATCGACAACGTCTTCCAAGCAACCACGCAATGGAGCGCATGGGAGCGCCGTGGCTTCCAAGAGGAAATACTCAAAACTGCCGAGTCTATGCTCAAGTCTGAGGCTGTTAACGCCCATAGTCCTCTAATGGCCAAGATTACCCCTCTTCTAGACTTACACGACATCACTAACCCAGCTTCCACTGCTGAAGCCCTTGTTGAGTTGAAGCGGTCCATTCAAGATGAG CTGCCTAACTCTTGGGCTCTGGGGATGGCCCTATCTTCTAACAGCCGTAATCCGTGGCCGAGAGATCGCTCGAATACGGCACTGGCAACTActcttctcatcaacttcTCAGGACGAATACCCAACGACCAACTGCTACAGATTATCGGAGCATGCCTCTAA
- a CDS encoding uncharacterized protein (TransMembrane:9 (o23-48i55-75o81-97i109-128o140-165i172-190o247-265i314-334o340-361i)), translating to MPEAKSFIQKPVSISSAGYNLRVFSAFGIFGFANTLLPHIIFSGLYLIIPFPRPIVLVIELLPALAVELLFPHALYYVPHWAWPVLVANCWILATIVTKASPPNVIAPIRTLIAILASASAATGRVFFSSQLSLYGKTALAGWGTGIAAGSALRDILPTVLTLYTNMVLRDCIGYAYCLLLGIVASYFLLLPSPPIQYELENLTPKGEFSSEMETQKLSLLSRELPSTSMSFWVRFHSNMHLLGNKLFRLCINPLLLVTAVQALVSPGTTRASIMLPIFSRYSAFSTAHGLTFQLGNLLARSTALLFRTRRTRLIFALLVFCTAAAILNTAFLLTSNAYFLFGSLFTIGWLGGMTYTNIFGAAMDYLTRHSENDAEFALGSIGIGETAGILIGSLAGVTFDTQLCGLAKRSGRWCSALP from the exons ATGCCCGAAGCAAAGTCATTCATTCAAAAGCCCGTGTCCATATCCTCTGCTGGATATAATCTACGGGTCTTTTCTGCGTTTGGAATTTTTG GCTTTGCAAACACTCTTCTGCCCCATATCATCTTCTCTGGCCTTTATCTCATCATACCATTTCCTCGGCCTATTGTATTGGTTATagagcttcttccagctctcGCCGTTGAACTTCTCTTTCCACATGCCTTGTACTATGTACCGCACTGGGCTTGGCCAGTTCTTGTTGCAAATTGTTGGATCTTAGCTACGATTGTCACCAAAGCCTCGCCTCCAAATGTCATAGCGCCTATTCGCACGCTAATTGCGATACTTGCATCGGCAAGCGCTGCTACTGGAAGAGTTTTCTTCTCGAGTCAGCTATCTCTTTATGGCAAGACGGCTTTGGCTGGATGGGGAACTGGAATTGCAGCCGGGAGTGCATTGCGCGACATACTGCCGACCGTTCTAACGCTTTATACGAATATGGTCTTGCGAGACTGCATAGGCTATGCCTACTGCCTACTTTTGGGTATCGTGGCCTCATACTTCCTACTCTTGCCTTCACCTCCTATACAATATGAATTAGAAAACTTGACACCCAAAGGCGAATTCTCGTCTGAGATGGAAACACAGAAGCTCTCACTCCTCTCTAGAGAATTACCATCCACAAGTATGAGCTTTTGGGTACGCTTCCATAGCAATATGCATCTCTTGGGCAACAAACTCTTTCGGCTCTGTATAaaccctcttctcctcgttaCCGCAGTCCAGGCCCTCGTGTCTCCGGGAACAACGCGCGCCAGCATCATGCTACCCATTTTTTCACGCTATTCAGCATTTTCAACCGCACATGGCCTCACATTCCAGCTTGGGAATCTCCTGGCTCGCTCAACCGCTCTTTTATTCCGCACTAGGAGAACAAGACTCATCTTTGCCTTGCTGGTCTTTTGCACTGCGGCTGCTATTCTCAACACGGCGTTTCTTTTAACTTCAAATGCGTATTTCTTGTTTGGCAGCCTATTTACCATCGGCTGGCTGGGCGGAATGACGTATACGAACATCTTTGGAGCGGCTATGGACTATCTGACCCGGCATTCGGAAAATGATGCAGAATTTGCGCTTGGAAGCATTGGGATTGGAGAAACGGCGGGAATTTTGATCGGATCTCTGGCTGGTGTCACATTTGATACGCAGCTCTGTGGGCTGGCGAAACGAAGTGGGCGATGGTGTTCCGCCCTTCCGTAA
- a CDS encoding uncharacterized protein (EggNog:ENOG41) yields MPRRKTSNASPEPPAVSEYEDLAARYNLLARREAKRRAPPSSASTSTADAASAVSTDALAGLIRRQNEILLDIRAELSAMRERSGAGTPPVEDSDVHDDDYDHDSETGE; encoded by the exons ATGCCGCGCCGGAAAACCTCCAACGCCTCGCCTGAGCCCCCTGCT GTTTCTGAATATGAAGACTTGGCGGCCAGATATAACTTGCTTGCTCGCCGAGAAGCTAAACGAAGGGCTCCGCCGTCATCTGCCTCTACGTCAACTGCAGACGCCGCCTCTGCTGTGAGTACGGATGCTCTAGCGGGACTGATACGGCGACAAAACGAAATCCTTCTGGATATCCGGGCGGAGCTGAGCGCAATGCGCGAGAGGTCTGGCGCAGGGACGCCCCCGGTGGAAGATTCAGATGTCCATGACGATGACTACGACCATGACTCGGAAACTGGGGAGTGA
- a CDS encoding uncharacterized protein (EggNog:ENOG41), which translates to MSVNSLQTATSPTCFLEQSANSSRSAPTKITLARATRRRVSSMKGLLPLTLSSTSSCSSLNSQLPDEALEQRVDDYFPELLARDLEISTPIFEAKSMTAGPPIPPTASSFNGHVDKPKVATVPFRPTFSPYQSAHLRVQALGSIQERHSMVSFLDQQESDRLHDMTSDSCSATETETSSIYSAEPPSFLVPHLSIHKRVSKLQLANEKPPSSNISPISRSEGSRHDSSWIEADSDAEDEYREEAGIYSTVLHLSPRPPTPPEFEASSGSISVGGSTHKYLHRKAHSVTGSSGIAPPPPGQHLSNSMAQTWRPNSTQYPGQMRYPDSPESLYLPMPQCTPSIPSLQSPQYPPESGLSRRTSNTSIKKRAGSHAAEAASTTYERATPEYNHFVSCIDTKQAPRYDGVYIRPSPPPSPLPSVQMWLNGSAQLFSLPFQSDELARVVPLPPNVMENLRVNTACFPDTMLDSSSLTIDTIRAYSRKARHPATDTSPLPSPQFPTTPSRQSLWRRVVKRGSQMPLKTRDPHAAGGANNLQSPSSSSLESPKPWASIKNIFGNCSDYICEALYCHIVAYNYISALVARFPAPMAPGRSCSPIELQGDDIPRKAASLLGLNEATTVTSAASVRSAKRNSFTQWGKDDGRSASPVGTFASQDMAIRNIQTELLRCIRRLIAAARLMSESGAAGEKVVEMDMEDADVLLLRSLCEIVRVNEEVAYIL; encoded by the coding sequence ATGTCGGTTAATAGTTTGCAAACAGCCACTTCGCCAACCTGTTTTCTAGAACAGTCTGCCAACAGCTCTAGGAGCGCACCGACCAAGATCACCCTGGCCAGGGCCACGCGGAGAAGAGTGTCAAGTATGAAAGGTCTGCTGCCACTTACATTATCATCGACATCGTCTTGTTCGAGTCTCAATAGCCAGCTACCTGACGAAGCTCTGGAGCAGCGAGTGGACGACTACTTTCCAGAACTACTTGCCCGAGACCTGGAAATATCCACACCAATCTTTGAAGCCAAAAGCATGACAGCTGGACCGCCTATTCCGCCTACTGCTTCGTCATTCAATGGCCATGTGGACAAGCCAAAGGTCGCTACGGTTCCTTTTCGGCCTACTTTTTCGCCATATCAGTCCGCTCATCTACGCGTCCAGGCTCTTGGATCTATCCAAGAGCGACACTCAATGGTATCCTTCCTTGACCAGCAAGAAAGCGACCGATTACACGACATGACATCTGATTCCTGCTCTGCAACTGAGACCGAGACTTCATCGATATATTCTGCAGAGCCCCCCTCATTTCTGGTACCGCATCTGTCCATACACAAGAGAGTATCGAAGCTGCAGTTGGCAAACGAGAAGCCCCCTTCATCAAACATATCGCCAATATCGCGATCTGAGGGTTCCCGGCATGATAGCAGTTGGATCGAAGCTGATTCAGACGCTGAAGACGAGTACAGGGAAGAGGCTGGGATTTATAGCACTGTGCTTCACCTTTCGCCGAGgccgccaacgccgccagaATTCGAAGCCAGCAGTGGCTCTATTTCTGTAGGCGGAAGCACGCATAAATATCTGCATCGAAAGGCGCATTCAGTCACAGGGTCCTCGGGTATCgcgccaccaccgccaggGCAACACTTGAGCAACTCGATGGCACAGACGTGGCGGCCTAACTCAACGCAGTACCCTGGGCAGATGCGGTATCCCGACAGCCCAGAAAGCCTCTATCTGCCTATGCCACAATGTACGCCTTCCATACCATCGTTACAGAGCCCACAGTATCCACCCGAGAGTGGTCTCTCCCGGCGTACAAGCAATACGTCGATCAAGAAACGGGCTGGCAGTCACGCGGCTGAGGCTGCGTCAACGACTTACGAGCGTGCTACGCCAGAGTACAATCATTTCGTGTCTTGCATCGATACAAAACAGGCGCCCAGATACGACGGTGTCTACATCCGCCCCTCACCCCCTCCGTCGCCTCTCCCCAGTGTGCAAATGTGGCTCAACGGGAGCGCGCAGCTTTTTTCGTTACCTTTTCAAAGCGATGAGCTGGCTCGTGTAGTTCCCCTACCACCCAATGTCATGGAGAACCTGAGGGTAAACACGGCGTGTTTTCCTGACACGATGCTCGACTCATCCAGCTTAACTATTGATACAATCCGAGCCTACTCCAGGAAGGCTAGACATCCTGCAACAGATACCTCTCCTCTTCCCAGCCCTCAATTCCCAACTACTCCATCGAGACAGTCATTGTGGAGAAGAGTTGTCAAGAGAGGGTCACAGATGCCTCTCAAGACGCGCGATCCGCATGCCGCTGGTGGTGCAAATAACCTGCAATCACCTAGCTCAAGCTCCCTGGAATCTCCCAAGCCGTGGGCATCAATCAAGAATATATTTGGCAATTGCTCTGACTACATCTGTGAAGCACTCTATTGCCACATTGTCGCCTACAATTACATATCTGCTCTTGTTGCCCGATTTCCGGCGCCAATGGCCCCCGGACGCTCATGCTCGCCCATAGAATTACAGGGCGATGATATTCCTAGAAAGGCAGCATCTCTTCTTGGTCTCAACGAGGCAACAACCGTGACTTCGGCGGCATCTGTTCGCTCTGCAAAAAGGAACAGTTTCACGCAATGGGGCAAGGATGATGGGAGGAGTGCTAGCCCAGTGGGTACTTTTGCAAGCCAGGACATGGCCATCAGAAACATTCAgacagagctgctgcggtgCATACGACGCCTTATTGCGGCCGCCAGATTGATGTCCGAAAGTGGAGCGGCGGGAGAGAAAGTGGtggagatggacatggaggATGCAGAtgtgctgctgttgcgcaGTCTCTGCGAAATTGTCAGGGTAAACGAAGAGGTGGCATATATACTCTAA
- a CDS encoding uncharacterized protein (EggNog:ENOG41~antiSMASH:Cluster_7.1): protein MTTTRSIDSFKALTFDCYGTLVDWESGIYNNLQPLNQQLDDSHPLKNDRLGLLRAIVRHEGLVQTANPTYLYHKVLAEAYGNLAAELGVSADEEAKAEFGYSVGRWPIYPDTLDALNRLHKHFKLVIISNVDLDSFKRTLEKQFLGFPFDAVYTAQEIGSYKPDLRNFRYLIEHCDKDLGVKKEDILHTAQSLHHDHVPAKQVGLVSAWIERGEEVESVMGGDPKEYEERVAYSWKFKNMKEMADAVDAAAAKSA from the coding sequence atgacGACAACACGATCCATTGATTCTTTCAAGGCTCTCACTTTCGACTGCTACGGCACCCTTGTGGACTGGGAGTCGGGCATTTACAACAACCTCCAGCCCTTGAATCAGCAGCTTGACGACTCGCACCCTCTCAAGAATGACCGTCTCGGACTGCTTCGCGCCATAGTCCGGCACGAGGGCCTCGTCCAAACTGCCAATCCGACCTACCTCTACCATAAAGTTCTGGCTGAAGCCTATGGCAATCTTGCCGCTGAGCTAGGCGTCTCGGCCGacgaagaggccaaggccgagttTGGATACAGCGTTGGCCGTTGGCCCATCTACCCAGACACGCTCGATGCCCTGAATCGGCTGCACAAGCACTTCAAACTggtcatcatctccaacgtGGATCTCGATTCGTTCAAGCGCACACTTGAGAAGCAGTTTCTAGGCTTTCCCTTTGACGCTGTGTACACGGCGCAGGAAATTGGCTCGTATAAACCCGACTTGAGAAACTTTCGATATCTCATTGAGCACTGCGACAAGGACCTAggggtgaagaaggaagacaTCTTGCATACGGCACAAAGCCTGCACCACGACCATGTACCGGCGAAGCAGGTTGGACTAGTGAGCGCGTGGATCGAGCGAGGAGAGGAAGTTGAGAGTGTCATGGGCGGGGATCCGAAAGAGTATGAGGAGAGGGTGGCATATTCGTGGAAATTCAAGAACATGAAGGAGATGGCGGATGcagttgatgctgctgctgcgaagaGCGCCTAG
- a CDS encoding uncharacterized protein (EggNog:ENOG41~antiSMASH:Cluster_7.1): MGGAESKAAHQKIHKTTLAGVTFPNTFELYYEPSWKKLKLSLGEASSEPLYTFNLPEGWWGDLIMYNGPTLEHPPLAAVRNTGKSGMGNAVTLPPLGPGQEVLEEKMSRRRKGLMDVFSFAAVVQAQEGEKTTRRVERFEWVGSGRKEVKDLHEWKHGWKLRRVAASGADEDEDEAEDESANEMPAGEILAVWADSTMSMRKAAKFQFLNSGATGELGEAWALMAVITFVRVWQRYMQVVMV, encoded by the coding sequence ATGGGTGGCGCCGAGTCAAAAGCGGCTCACCAGAAAATCCACAAGACCACGCTTGCCGGAGTTACATTCCCCAACACCTTTGAGCTCTACTACGAGCCGTCctggaagaagctcaagctgTCTCTCGGCGAGGCCTCTTCCGAGCCGCTCTACACCTTCAACCTGCCGGAAGGCTGGTGGGGGGATCTCATCATGTACAACGGCCCTACTCTGGAACACCCGCCGCTGGCCGCTGTGCGCAACACTGGCAAGTCGGGGATGGGAAACGCCGTCACACTGCCGCCTCTAGGGCCGGGCCAAGAAgtgctggaggagaagatgtcGCGTCGACGCAAGGGCCTGATGGACGTGTTTTCCTTTGCAGCTGTTGTGCAAGCCCAAGAGGGGGAGAAAACAACGCGACGTGTCGAGAGGTTCGAGTGGGTGGGCTCAGGACGCAAGGAGGTCAAGGATTTGCACGAATGGAAGCACGGGTGGAAATTAAGGCGTGTAGCTGCGAGTGGTgcggatgaggacgaggacgaagccgAAGACGAATCTGCGAATGAGATGCCCGCTGGCGAGATATTGGCTGTCTGGGCCGACTCTACCATGAGCATGAGAAAGGCGGCCAAGTTCCAGTTCCTCAACAGCGGGGCGACCGGTGAGCTAGGAGAGGCGTGGGCCCTGATGGCGGTGATTACATTTGTGAGGGTATGGCAGAGATACATgcaggtggtgatggtgtaG
- a CDS encoding uncharacterized protein (EggNog:ENOG41~TransMembrane:1 (i20-40o)), whose translation MAARATGFRRCSQLMCQGVIWQIIFWMALTVSLFFSALSASNHMRYGPSPEDRAPSSGVIGRQVIEALGPVPSRDSGGERRLRVFMPADSPHINLCKSVMSAVALGYPLPTLLNWSGEFNHPEWHFAGSHIAKLESFLSAIEELLGQTDLDGGADEHDLAVLVDAYDIWFQMPPSVLIQRYHRLNNEANERIRREWQGAQQNSTSDFPMSPPEQSIIVTTAKDCQPDWESGSDPHYAHWPQSPMPSDLYGQGTDQVLPLLFDPARKYKNIRPRCINSGMIMGTMGALRQALRRCKRKIETVARSGRQLWSDQALLAEVVGEQEMWREWMRDLETTWDGTMSKYDFSTLSPEMRTIAAKALTGEQFEFGIGLDYNFTTIPATCSSEEDGSFIKFSDENAMREASLQAGVPNGPRITTLPEELTNQADTEKGPLSNILWGNVPLYTDLFFGVTPVGIHHNAYIDGLKPKRLKQWWSKMWFYPLLRELVIAHLQSLETKRPLLNMPSRQDGKADVTYWPPGMQSHVKQVTVFEPATAEKPAKLTPIDWDGICQKGRTPWYDELFGDDNGPLQIK comes from the exons atggccgccaggGCCACTGGCTTCCGGCGATGCTCGCAGCTCATGTGCCAAGGCGTGATATGGCAGATCATATTCTGGATGGCTTTGACCGTCAGCCTGTTCTTCTCAGCTCTG TCTGCATCCAATCATATGCGATATGGTCCCTCTCCCGAAGACAGGGCACCATCCTCCGGTGTCATTGGTCGACAAGTCATTGAAGCCCTCGGCCCCGTCCCCTCCAGAGATTCCGGTGGTGAGCGGCGGCTACGAGTCTTTATGCCAGCCGATTCGCCTCACATCAACCTTTGCAAAAGCGTCATGTCAGCAGTCGCTCTAGGCTATCCCCTGCCGACCCTGTTGAACTGGAGCGGCGAGTTCAACCACCCCGAATGGCACTTTGCAGGGAGCCACATTGCAAAACTCGAGAGCTTTCTCTCTGCCATTGAAGAGCTCTTGGGACAGACTGACTTGGATGGCGGTGCAGACGAACATGACTTGGCTGTGCTTGTCGACGCATACGATATATGGTTCCAGATGCCCCCGTCGGTGCTGATTCAGCGGTATCATCGCCTCAATAATGAGGCTAATGAGAGAATACGACGAGAATGGCAGGGAGCGCAGCAAAACTCAACTTCTGACTTCCCAATGTCTCCCCCAGAGCAGTCCATCATTGTCACCACCGCCAAGGACTGCCAGCCAGACTGGGAATCCGGCTCAGACCCCCATTACGCTCACTGGCCCCAATCGCCCATGCCGAGTGACTTGTACGGACAAGGCACCGACCAAGTACTACCACTGCTATTCGACCCAGCGCGCAAATACAAAAACATCCGGCCTCGCTGCATCAACAGCGGCATGATCATGGGTACCATGGGCGCCCTCCGCCAAGCCCTCCGGCGCTGCAAACGCAAAATCGAGACCGTTGCCCGCAGCGGCCGCCAGCTCTGGAGCGACCAAGCACTCCTTGCCGAAGTCGTTGGCGAGCAAGAGATGTGGCGGGAGTGGATGAGAGACCTAGAAACCACATGGGACGGCACCATGTCGAAATACGACTTTTCAACTCTCAGCCCAGAAATGCGCACCATTGCCGCAAAAGCGCTTACAGGCGAACAGTTCGAGTTCGGCATCGGACTCGATTACAACTTCACCACTATCCCGGCAACTTGCTCCtccgaagaagacggcagctTTATCAAATTCAGCGATGAAAACGCCATGCGGGAAGCATCACTCCAAGCCGGCGTGCCCAACGGCCCGCGCATAACCACTCTCCCCGAAGAACTCACAAACCAAGCAGACACCGAAAAGGGTCCTCTCTCAAACATCCTATGGGGCAACGTCCCTCTCTATACAgatctcttcttcggcgTCACCCCAGTGGGCATCCACCACAACGCGTACATCGACGGCCTCAAGCCAAAACGCTTAAAACAGTGGTGGAGCAAGATGTGGTTCTATCCCCTACTCCGAGAACTAGTAATCGCGCACTTGCAGAGCCTCGAGACAAAAAGGCCACTTCTGAATATGCCCTCTCGGCAAGATGGAAAAGCAGATGTAACGTATTGGCCACCAGGCATGCAGAGTCACGTCAAGCAAGTGACCGTGTTTGAACCGGCGACTGCTGAGAAGCCCGCCAAATTGACGCCGATAGACTGGGACGGCATTTGCCAGAAAGGACGCACGCCATGGTATGATGAGCTTTTCGGTGATGATAACGGGCCTTTACagattaaataa